In the genome of Candidatus Methylomirabilota bacterium, one region contains:
- a CDS encoding VWA domain-containing protein, whose amino-acid sequence LAVMLVIDRSGSMAMGMKDNDKVNKLEAAKEAAHLVVDLLDERNEVGVLSFDTEFVWHVPLQTAKDKRAVHREIAAIKAGGGTDGYPAVREAYKALFDRDALLKHVIFLSDGQMTRGDFAALIRRMVKDKITVSGVAIGSDADLQLMMDVSKWGRGRFYFTEETTTVPRIFTLETQLASKASLVEQPFRPIVTNQYHEAIQDIDFSKAPPLGGYVATTIKPTADQLLMTHQEDPLMAAWRYGLGRSIAFTSDAKAKWGILWLRWRDFNKYWAQAVRWVLRASSRSDVTAIVERRDGRGLVTVEAIDPKGEFINFLDTHVGVINPDKSQAVVELEQVAPGRYRGAFPTRAEGVYLAGLSQRRDQQLIGSQIVGTVVPYAQEYRELGPNEVLLREISELSGGGSVTDPKESFTLNRRRSRVPTDLWPWLAGAVTLALVPEIAVRRIGPAVGRWARRLRGRSQEVSADA is encoded by the coding sequence CTGGCCGTGATGCTGGTCATCGACCGCTCGGGCTCGATGGCGATGGGGATGAAGGACAACGACAAGGTGAACAAGCTGGAGGCGGCCAAGGAGGCCGCTCACCTGGTCGTCGACCTCCTGGACGAGCGGAACGAGGTCGGGGTCCTGTCCTTCGACACCGAGTTCGTGTGGCACGTGCCGCTGCAGACGGCCAAGGACAAGCGGGCGGTCCACCGGGAGATCGCCGCCATCAAGGCGGGGGGCGGCACCGACGGATACCCCGCCGTGCGCGAGGCCTACAAGGCTCTGTTCGACCGCGACGCCCTGCTCAAGCACGTGATCTTCCTTTCCGACGGGCAGATGACCCGCGGCGACTTCGCCGCGCTGATCCGGCGGATGGTCAAGGACAAGATCACCGTCTCGGGCGTGGCCATCGGGTCCGACGCCGACCTCCAGCTCATGATGGACGTGTCGAAGTGGGGTCGCGGGCGGTTCTACTTCACCGAGGAGACCACCACCGTCCCGCGGATCTTCACGCTGGAGACCCAGCTCGCGTCGAAGGCCTCCCTCGTCGAGCAGCCGTTCCGGCCGATCGTGACGAACCAGTACCACGAGGCCATCCAGGACATCGACTTTTCCAAGGCTCCGCCGCTCGGCGGTTACGTGGCCACCACGATCAAGCCGACAGCCGACCAGCTCCTGATGACTCATCAAGAGGATCCGCTGATGGCCGCCTGGCGCTATGGGCTCGGGCGCTCGATCGCCTTCACGTCCGACGCCAAGGCCAAGTGGGGCATCCTCTGGCTCCGGTGGCGGGACTTCAACAAGTACTGGGCCCAGGCCGTCCGCTGGGTCCTCCGGGCCAGCTCCCGCAGCGACGTGACCGCGATCGTGGAGCGCCGCGACGGGCGGGGCCTCGTCACGGTGGAGGCGATCGATCCCAAGGGGGAGTTCATCAACTTCCTCGACACCCACGTCGGGGTGATCAACCCCGACAAGAGTCAGGCGGTGGTGGAGCTCGAGCAGGTGGCGCCCGGACGCTACCGCGGGGCGTTTCCGACTCGCGCGGAGGGGGTGTATCTGGCGGGTCTGTCGCAGCGGAGGGACCAGCAGCTGATCGGCTCCCAGATCGTGGGCACGGTGGTTCCCTATGCGCAGGAGTACCGCGAGCTCGGTCCCAACGAGGTGCTGCTCCGGGAGATCAGCGAATTGTCGGGTGGGGGGTCCGTGACCGATCCCAAGGAGTCGTTCACGCTGAACCGCCGCCGTTCGCGCGTGCCGACGGACCTGTGGCCGTGGCTCGCCGGAGCGGTGACGCTCGCCCTCGTCCCGGAGATCGCGGTGCGGCGGATCGGCCCGGCGGTCGGCCGGTGGGCTCGCCGGCTGCGGGGAAGGTCACAGGAGGTGAGCGCCGATGCTTAG